In the Daphnia pulicaria isolate SC F1-1A chromosome 2, SC_F0-13Bv2, whole genome shotgun sequence genome, one interval contains:
- the LOC124326030 gene encoding uncharacterized protein LOC124326030 isoform X1 translates to MNQQQQQQQQELLDEDQQSARSWQPLAVQQQQQAGSCGSLSSVGLHQATPIRHHSKSSSQQQQQSRLLGQQQQQQPDFSTAVGSDCWTPLNDTASSNSSSSSGWRHLTASSSPSRSRSQQQQQHQQQESLTNTMSSRRLSPHCWSSENLLNGKDQHQQSRWTSSSSDPLSAQHHHHHLHPAGGGMESDREPFIPPPPLLDFETANLLPPLGIDVSSPSDDLHFLSPPPGDSMLGNSDQQIPQQQQQQQQQQHDGMRGGGGNDGGVNLVQIPPQYATLRGRPSRNGSDGYSLTAARKPRNNHSTVPVSSGSSGWMDVDHDSSVSSSGGGCHRTAIGSDGISRKCTCGQKMRLQQQQQQQQQSSLYPDMMGGGGHIRSEDGLAGIATLRRPVKRKVRNQLPGGSNNVQLQAGQGSSPAGSGAGPVNSGNLGISSGSSATAAGLLQQPKMETSVLLDKLLRAGALRPEDYLVLSRMERMIMANHAAGGNSSLNQSGTRVRQPKSSSDRQQQQQQQQQQIISPAESGTDMRREFEFGPKQSAGLAVSGQLASNENLYDTASPALVVQQHQYQRRLSAGNNGLDVSAGQQMRMQQPIQLSGSSRPSPGPSSPFDYYSSSLASYSSSVVTGRGSSLGSSSASGDHSLLAQPQQQQPQQQQPGRLTGGSGVTSNNPEGLYSVAQSAGPYQPLGGLPSSASSRCCPCCGSPSHPQLQQQQQQHHHHHHHHIHHTCSLCGGGPHLSAGPVAAVAAAAAAATTTSSYSSAYGSNSASKMMSIQQQQPTAVLASPGYGFASSSTGRHFSSAGMDPAFNNSGGGSLNSKYPAIGSSSVSGVNSGTSPGPSLQPGLAKGGLNHSQQLGVRTELHSLPSNEPIRFTMAAQNGAQHQPKISPGQGFHRSVSTPAPASSSSARIGALQQQQSVQMNPSVESQQQAHRMDPLSVSGNPNHRVGLIRSLSRTEAVKEYFKQSAATFFGLDESKESELRQRWEDRRRRLAERRCGTLRESCSHDEGLESRDLVDGHGAGAAIPLERVSDSPEGGSIPDGSTSTLLIHPRLKRRESVARMTWDGLAYLATAIVRLRPNGPDEESVRSRSVSREAFAVTASAASSSLPGGPGGSGGGPGGANNRTDSSSRSAGGSLGNAQPLPPDVTMDTGGTANLGCVDVTLDDEVFFDSPPPAYEDVVDAAHMGPPPSGGPAHRRESEARPSRWRRAVHGNGPGGPSVVDRLMDNSNRRQYGMGVVGRMTRRSLRQSMTESNKHLKRQLDSFEDHRPYFTYWTCTVQVLIMFIALITYGLGPIGFNLHRRSGSVLVTSLSLQEVDYYEPSNFYIGPRAADLIHLGAKYSPCMKPDTRIGADIEATRMRERQTACCIRNDNSGCVQTSRAECSSLPSVPPYHNTERGIGTDLTSTWKKWNVVQSGPGGRISGSVCGQDPNFCIEPASVAPFEWPDDITKWPKCRKKLPGLGGSGSESKSNANQVLKTTGQADHMVCEVIGHPCCIGIHGECRIATREYCDFVKGYFHQEASLCSQVSCMNDVCGMLPFHTPDFADQFYRLWTSLFLHAGILHLAVSVTFQMIIMRDLEKLAGPLRIGIIYLGSGVVGNLASALFVPYRAEVGPSGSHFGLLACLCVEVLHAWPLLRTPWRALGRLLMTVAFLFVAGLLPWVDNFAHIFGFISGGLLSYTFLPFITVGVYDRRRKLVLIGVTLTLAAILLTTLVLLLYVWPIQDSGVIQTLGYLNCVPITRDFCAEQNIHFSKREVNIL, encoded by the exons ATgaaccagcaacaacaacaacaacaacaggaatTGCTGGACGAGGATCAGCAGTCGGCCAGGAGCTGGCAACCGTTggccgtccagcagcagcagcaggccggCAGTTGCGGGAGTTTGTCGTCAGTGGGTCTCCACCAGGCCACGCCCATTCGCCATCACTCTAAATCGtccagccaacaacaacaacagtcaaGATtgctgggccagcagcagcagcagcagccggactTTTCGACGGCCGTCGGCTCCGATTGCTGGACGCCGTTGAACGACACGGCCTCGTCCAACAGCTCCTCATCCTCCGGATGGCGACACTTGACGGCCAGCTCCAGTCCGTCGCGGTCGAGgtcgcaacaacagcaacaacaccaacaacaggaGTCGCTGACCAACACCATGTCGTCCAGGCGGCTGAGTCCGCACTGCTGGTCCAGCGAGAACCTCCTGAACGGCAAAGACCAGCACCAGCAAAGTCGctggacgtcgtcgtcgtccgacCCGCTCTCcgcccagcaccaccaccaccacctgcaTCCGGCCGGAGGCGGAATGGAGTCGGACAGGGAGCCGTTCATTCCGCCTCCGCCGCTGCTGGACTTTGAGACGGCCAATTTGCTTCCGCCGCTGGGCATTGACGTCAGTTCACCGTCGGATGACCTCCACTTCCTCTCGCCTCCGCCCGGCGACTCCATGCTGGGCAACTCTGACCAGCAGATtccgcaacaacagcaacaacaacaacaacaacagcacgaCGGAATGAGGGGCGGAGGTGGGAACGACGGCGGAGTCAATTTGGTTCAAATTCCTCCGCAATACGCCACGCTCCGGGGCCGGCCGTCCCGCAATGGAAGCGACGGATATTCGCTGACGGCCGCCCGGAAGCCCCGCAACAACCACTCGACTGTTCCGGTTTCTTCCggctcttccggatggatggaCGTCGATCACGATTCTTCCGTGTCCAGCAGCGGGGGAGGATGTCACCGGACGGCCATCGGATCGGACGGAATCAGCCGGAAATGCACCTGCGGCCAGAAGATGCGactccagcagcaacaacaacaacaacaacagtcgtCGCTGTATCCGGACATGATGGGCGGAGGGGGTCACATCCGCTCGGAAGACGGACTGGCCGGCATAGCCACTCTGAGGCGGCCGGTCAAACGCAAAGTCCGCAATCAATTGCCGGGCGGCAGCAACAACGTCCAGCTGCAAGCTGGGCAGGGATCTTCTCCGGCCGGAAGCGGAGCCGGCCCGGTCAATTCCGGAAATCTGGGGATCTCCTCGGGCTCATCCGCCACTGCGGCCGGACTCCTCCAACAGCCCAAAATGGAGACTTCCGTCCTGCTGGACAAGTTACTCCGGGCCGGCGCTTTGAGGCCGGAAGATTATCTGGTCCTGTCCAGGATGGAGCGGATGATTATGGCCAATCACGCGGCCGGAGGCAACAGCAGCCTCAACCAATCCGGGACTCGTGTCCGTCAGCCAAAGTCCAGCAGCGaccgccaacaacaacaacaacagcaacaacagcaaatcaTTTCGCCGGCGGAGAGCGGGACGGACATGCGGagggaatttgaatttggtccTAAACAATCGGCCGGCCTGGCCGTCTCGGGCCAGCTGGCCTCCAACGAAAACCTGTACGACACGGCCTCGCCGGCCTTGGTGGTCCAGCAGCATCAGTACCAGCGACGCCTGTCGGCCGGAAACAACGGACTGGACGTCTCGGCCGGGCAGCAGATGCGGATGCAGCAGCCAATCCAGCTGTCCGGCAGCAGCCGGCCCTCGCCCGGCCCTTCGTCGCCGTTCGACTACTACAGCAGCAGTTTGGCCAGCTACTCGAGCAGCGTGGTGACGGGCCGGGGCTCGTcgctgggcagcagcagcgccagcGGCGATCATTCATTATTAGCGCaaccacagcaacaacaaccgcaacagcaacaacctggGCGCTTGACGGGCGGGTCCGGCGTCACTAGCAACAACCCGGAGGGACTTTACTCGGTGGCTCAGAGTGCTGGGCCGTACCAGCCGCTGGGCGGATTGCCCAGCAGCGCGTCCAGCCGATGTTGCCCGTGTTGCGGCTCACCTTCGCATCCGCAactgcagcaacaacagcaacaacatcaccaccaccaccaccaccacatccaTCACACTTGTTCGTTGTGCGGGGGCGGGCCGCACCTGTCGGCCGGGCCAGTGGCGGCCGTGGCggccgcagccgccgccgccaccaccaccagcagctacTCATCCGCATACGGAAGTAATTCCGCCTCGAAAATGATgagcatccagcagcagcagccgacggCCGTGCTGGCCTCGCCCGGCTACGGCTTCGCCAGCAGCTCGACGGGCCGTCACTTCTCGTCGGCCGGAATGGATCCGGCGTTCAACAACAGCGGCGGCGGATCGTTGAATTCGAAATATCCCGCCATCGGCTCGTCATCCGTTTCCGGCGTCAATTCCGGCACTTCGCCCGGCCCGTCCCTCCAACCGGGGCTGGCCAAGGGCGGGCTCAATCATTCCCAGCAGCTCGGCGTACGCACCGAACTCCACAGTCTGCCCAGCAACGAACCAATCAG ATTCACCATGGCCGCCCAGAACGGTGCTCAACATCAGCCCAAGATCTCGCCGGGCCAGGGCTTTCACCGCTCGGTGTCTACACCAGCCCcggcctcgtcgtcgtcggccagGATCGGAgctctccagcagcagcagtcggtgCAGATGAACCCGTCGGTTGAATCTCAGCAGCAAGCTCACCGGATGGACCCGTTGTCCGTCTCTGGCAACCCCAATCATCGGGTCGGGCTCATCCGATCCTTGTCCAGGACCGAGGCAGTCAAAGA GTATTTCAAGCAGAGTGCGGCCACATTCTTCGGGCTGGACGAGAGTAAAGAGAGCGAACTCCGGCAGAGATGGGAGGACAGACGGAGGAGATTGGCGGAACGACGCTGCGGAACACTACGGGAATCCTGCTCACACGAC GAAGGACTGGAGTCGCGCGATCTGGTGGACGGGCACGGCGCCGGTGCTGCCATCCCGTTGGAGAGAGTGTCCGACTCGCCGGAAGGCGGATCGATCCCCGACGGATCCACCAGCACTTTGCTGATCCATCCGCGGCTCAAGCGACGCGAGTCGGTGGCCAGGATGACCTGGGACGGACTGGCTTACCTGGCCACGGCCATCGTCCGGCTCAGACCCAACGGACCCGACGAGGAGTCGGTCCGCTCACGCAGCGTGTCCCGGGAGGCCTTTGCGGTCACCGCCTCGGCCGCGTCGTCCTCGCTGCCCGGTGGTCCAGGTGGAAGTGGTGGTGGTCCAGGAGGAGCCAACAACCGGACCGACTCGTCCTCGCGCTCGGCCGGCGGCTCCCTGGGCAATGCGCAGCCCCTGCCGCCGGACGTGACGATGGACACGGGCGGGACGGCCAATCTCGGCTGCGTCGACGTCACCCTGGACGACGAAGTCTTTTTCGACTCGCCGCCGCCCGCCTACGAGGACGTGGTCGACGCTGCTCACATGGGCCCACCGCCGTCCGGCGGGCCGGCCCATCGACGGGAATCGGAGGCCcg GCCGTCCAGGTGGAGGCGGGCCGTTCACGGCAACGGACCCGGAGGTCCGTCGGTCGTGGATCGATTGATGGACAACTCGAATCGGAGGCAGTACGGAATGGGCGTCGTCGGTCGAATGACAAG GCGATCGCTGCGCCAGTCGATGACGGAGAGCAACAAACATTTGAAGCGACAGCTGGACTCGTTCGAGGACCACCGTCCCTATTTCACTTACTGGACCTGCACCGTCCAGGTGCTCATCATGTTCATCGCCCTCATCACTTATGGATTGGGACCTATCGGTTTCAATCTGCACCGACGCTCCGGATCG GTACTCGTGACCAGTTTATCTCTGCAAGAAGTCGACTATTACGAGCCTTCCAATTTCTACATCGGACCGAGAGCG GCGGATCTGATCCACCTGGGCGCTAAATACAGTCCGTGCATGAAGCCGGACACGCGGATCGGGGCGGACATTGAAGCCACCCGGATGCGTGAACGACAGACGGCCTGCTGCATCCGCAATGATAATTCGGGTTGCGTTCAGACATCCAGGGCCGAGTGTTCG TCTCTTCCCTCTGTGCCGCCTTATCACAACACGGAGCGCGGAATTGGCACG GATTTGACTTCGACTTGGAAAAAGTGGAATGTCGTTCAGTCTGGACCCGGTGGGCGGATATCCGGCTCCGTTTGCGGCCAGGATCCAAA TTTTTGTATAGAACCAGCGTCAGTGGCGCCATTCGAATGGCCGGACGACATCACCAAATGGCCGAAATGCCGCAAAAAACTGCCCGGTTTAGGGGGATCCGGGTCGGAATCAAAGTCGAATGCCAATCAGGTGTTGAAGACGACCGGGCAGGCCGATCACATGGTCTGCGAAGTCATCGGACACCCGTGCTGCATTG GTATTCACGGCGAATGCCGGATCGCCACTCGCGAGTATTGCGACTTTGTCAAAGGCTATTTCCATCAGGAAGCCTCCCTATGCTCTCAG GTGTCTTGCATGAACGACGTTTGCGGTATGCTGCCTTTCCACACGCCCGACTTTGCCGACCAATTTTACAGACTGTGGACGTCGCTGTTCCTGCACGCCGGCATCCTTCACCTGGCCGTCTCGGTCACCTTCCAGATGATTATCATGCGCGACCTGGAGAAGTTGGCCGGACCCCTGCGCATCGGCATCATCTACCTGGGCTCCGGTGTCGTTGGCAACCTCGCCTCGGCCTTGTTTGTGCCATACAGAGCCGAG GTGGGTCCGTCCGGTTCGCATTTTGGTTTACTCGCCTGCCTCTGCGTCGAAGTGCTGCACGCCTGGCCGCTACTTCGGACGCCCTGGCGGGCACTCGGCCGGCTCCTCATGACGGTCGCCTTCCTCTTCGTCGCCGGACTTTTGCCCTGGGTCGACAATTTCGCTCACATTTTCGG GTTCATTTCGGGCGGACTGCTCTCGTACACTTTCCTGCCGTTCATCACGGTGGGCGTGTACGACCGCCGGCGCAAGTTGGTGCTGATTGGCGTCACGCTGACGCTGGCCGCCATCCTGCTCACCACACTCGTCCTACTCCTCTACGTGTGGCCCATCCAGGATTCCGGCGTCATCCAAACGCTCGGCTACCTCAACTGCGTGCCCATCACGCGCGATTTCTGCGCCGAGCAGAACATCCACTTTAGCAAGCGGGAAGTCAACATCCTCTGA
- the LOC124326030 gene encoding uncharacterized protein LOC124326030 isoform X2 — protein sequence MNQQQQQQQQELLDEDQQSARSWQPLAVQQQQQAGSCGSLSSVGLHQATPIRHHSKSSSQQQQQSRLLGQQQQQQPDFSTAVGSDCWTPLNDTASSNSSSSSGWRHLTASSSPSRSRSQQQQQHQQQESLTNTMSSRRLSPHCWSSENLLNGKDQHQQSRWTSSSSDPLSAQHHHHHLHPAGGGMESDREPFIPPPPLLDFETANLLPPLGIDVSSPSDDLHFLSPPPGDSMLGNSDQQIPQQQQQQQQQQHDGMRGGGGNDGGVNLVQIPPQYATLRGRPSRNGSDGYSLTAARKPRNNHSTVPVSSGSSGWMDVDHDSSVSSSGGGCHRTAIGSDGISRKCTCGQKMRLQQQQQQQQQSSLYPDMMGGGGHIRSEDGLAGIATLRRPVKRKVRNQLPGGSNNVQLQAGQGSSPAGSGAGPVNSGNLGISSGSSATAAGLLQQPKMETSVLLDKLLRAGALRPEDYLVLSRMERMIMANHAAGGNSSLNQSGTRVRQPKSSSDRQQQQQQQQQQIISPAESGTDMRREFEFGPKQSAGLAVSGQLASNENLYDTASPALVVQQHQYQRRLSAGNNGLDVSAGQQMRMQQPIQLSGSSRPSPGPSSPFDYYSSSLASYSSSVVTGRGSSLGSSSASGDHSLLAQPQQQQPQQQQPGRLTGGSGVTSNNPEGLYSVAQSAGPYQPLGGLPSSASSRCCPCCGSPSHPQLQQQQQQHHHHHHHHIHHTCSLCGGGPHLSAGPVAAVAAAAAAATTTSSYSSAYGSNSASKMMSIQQQQPTAVLASPGYGFASSSTGRHFSSAGMDPAFNNSGGGSLNSKYPAIGSSSVSGVNSGTSPGPSLQPGLAKGGLNHSQQLGVRTELHSLPSNEPIRFTMAAQNGAQHQPKISPGQGFHRSVSTPAPASSSSARIGALQQQQSVQMNPSVESQQQAHRMDPLSVSGNPNHRVGLIRSLSRTEAVKEYFKQSAATFFGLDESKESELRQRWEDRRRRLAERRCGTLRESCSHDEGLESRDLVDGHGAGAAIPLERVSDSPEGGSIPDGSTSTLLIHPRLKRRESVARMTWDGLAYLATAIVRLRPNGPDEESVRSRSVSREAFAVTASAASSSLPGGPGGSGGGPGGANNRTDSSSRSAGGSLGNAQPLPPDVTMDTGGTANLGCVDVTLDDEVFFDSPPPAYEDVVDAAHMGPPPSGGPAHRRESEARPSRWRRAVHGNGPGGPSVVDRLMDNSNRRQYGMGVVGRMTRRSLRQSMTESNKHLKRQLDSFEDHRPYFTYWTCTVQVLIMFIALITYGLGPIGFNLHRRSGSVLVTSLSLQEVDYYEPSNFYIGPRAADLIHLGAKYSPCMKPDTRIGADIEATRMRERQTACCIRNDNSGCVQTSRAECSDLTSTWKKWNVVQSGPGGRISGSVCGQDPNFCIEPASVAPFEWPDDITKWPKCRKKLPGLGGSGSESKSNANQVLKTTGQADHMVCEVIGHPCCIGIHGECRIATREYCDFVKGYFHQEASLCSQVSCMNDVCGMLPFHTPDFADQFYRLWTSLFLHAGILHLAVSVTFQMIIMRDLEKLAGPLRIGIIYLGSGVVGNLASALFVPYRAEVGPSGSHFGLLACLCVEVLHAWPLLRTPWRALGRLLMTVAFLFVAGLLPWVDNFAHIFGFISGGLLSYTFLPFITVGVYDRRRKLVLIGVTLTLAAILLTTLVLLLYVWPIQDSGVIQTLGYLNCVPITRDFCAEQNIHFSKREVNIL from the exons ATgaaccagcaacaacaacaacaacaacaggaatTGCTGGACGAGGATCAGCAGTCGGCCAGGAGCTGGCAACCGTTggccgtccagcagcagcagcaggccggCAGTTGCGGGAGTTTGTCGTCAGTGGGTCTCCACCAGGCCACGCCCATTCGCCATCACTCTAAATCGtccagccaacaacaacaacagtcaaGATtgctgggccagcagcagcagcagcagccggactTTTCGACGGCCGTCGGCTCCGATTGCTGGACGCCGTTGAACGACACGGCCTCGTCCAACAGCTCCTCATCCTCCGGATGGCGACACTTGACGGCCAGCTCCAGTCCGTCGCGGTCGAGgtcgcaacaacagcaacaacaccaacaacaggaGTCGCTGACCAACACCATGTCGTCCAGGCGGCTGAGTCCGCACTGCTGGTCCAGCGAGAACCTCCTGAACGGCAAAGACCAGCACCAGCAAAGTCGctggacgtcgtcgtcgtccgacCCGCTCTCcgcccagcaccaccaccaccacctgcaTCCGGCCGGAGGCGGAATGGAGTCGGACAGGGAGCCGTTCATTCCGCCTCCGCCGCTGCTGGACTTTGAGACGGCCAATTTGCTTCCGCCGCTGGGCATTGACGTCAGTTCACCGTCGGATGACCTCCACTTCCTCTCGCCTCCGCCCGGCGACTCCATGCTGGGCAACTCTGACCAGCAGATtccgcaacaacagcaacaacaacaacaacaacagcacgaCGGAATGAGGGGCGGAGGTGGGAACGACGGCGGAGTCAATTTGGTTCAAATTCCTCCGCAATACGCCACGCTCCGGGGCCGGCCGTCCCGCAATGGAAGCGACGGATATTCGCTGACGGCCGCCCGGAAGCCCCGCAACAACCACTCGACTGTTCCGGTTTCTTCCggctcttccggatggatggaCGTCGATCACGATTCTTCCGTGTCCAGCAGCGGGGGAGGATGTCACCGGACGGCCATCGGATCGGACGGAATCAGCCGGAAATGCACCTGCGGCCAGAAGATGCGactccagcagcaacaacaacaacaacaacagtcgtCGCTGTATCCGGACATGATGGGCGGAGGGGGTCACATCCGCTCGGAAGACGGACTGGCCGGCATAGCCACTCTGAGGCGGCCGGTCAAACGCAAAGTCCGCAATCAATTGCCGGGCGGCAGCAACAACGTCCAGCTGCAAGCTGGGCAGGGATCTTCTCCGGCCGGAAGCGGAGCCGGCCCGGTCAATTCCGGAAATCTGGGGATCTCCTCGGGCTCATCCGCCACTGCGGCCGGACTCCTCCAACAGCCCAAAATGGAGACTTCCGTCCTGCTGGACAAGTTACTCCGGGCCGGCGCTTTGAGGCCGGAAGATTATCTGGTCCTGTCCAGGATGGAGCGGATGATTATGGCCAATCACGCGGCCGGAGGCAACAGCAGCCTCAACCAATCCGGGACTCGTGTCCGTCAGCCAAAGTCCAGCAGCGaccgccaacaacaacaacaacagcaacaacagcaaatcaTTTCGCCGGCGGAGAGCGGGACGGACATGCGGagggaatttgaatttggtccTAAACAATCGGCCGGCCTGGCCGTCTCGGGCCAGCTGGCCTCCAACGAAAACCTGTACGACACGGCCTCGCCGGCCTTGGTGGTCCAGCAGCATCAGTACCAGCGACGCCTGTCGGCCGGAAACAACGGACTGGACGTCTCGGCCGGGCAGCAGATGCGGATGCAGCAGCCAATCCAGCTGTCCGGCAGCAGCCGGCCCTCGCCCGGCCCTTCGTCGCCGTTCGACTACTACAGCAGCAGTTTGGCCAGCTACTCGAGCAGCGTGGTGACGGGCCGGGGCTCGTcgctgggcagcagcagcgccagcGGCGATCATTCATTATTAGCGCaaccacagcaacaacaaccgcaacagcaacaacctggGCGCTTGACGGGCGGGTCCGGCGTCACTAGCAACAACCCGGAGGGACTTTACTCGGTGGCTCAGAGTGCTGGGCCGTACCAGCCGCTGGGCGGATTGCCCAGCAGCGCGTCCAGCCGATGTTGCCCGTGTTGCGGCTCACCTTCGCATCCGCAactgcagcaacaacagcaacaacatcaccaccaccaccaccaccacatccaTCACACTTGTTCGTTGTGCGGGGGCGGGCCGCACCTGTCGGCCGGGCCAGTGGCGGCCGTGGCggccgcagccgccgccgccaccaccaccagcagctacTCATCCGCATACGGAAGTAATTCCGCCTCGAAAATGATgagcatccagcagcagcagccgacggCCGTGCTGGCCTCGCCCGGCTACGGCTTCGCCAGCAGCTCGACGGGCCGTCACTTCTCGTCGGCCGGAATGGATCCGGCGTTCAACAACAGCGGCGGCGGATCGTTGAATTCGAAATATCCCGCCATCGGCTCGTCATCCGTTTCCGGCGTCAATTCCGGCACTTCGCCCGGCCCGTCCCTCCAACCGGGGCTGGCCAAGGGCGGGCTCAATCATTCCCAGCAGCTCGGCGTACGCACCGAACTCCACAGTCTGCCCAGCAACGAACCAATCAG ATTCACCATGGCCGCCCAGAACGGTGCTCAACATCAGCCCAAGATCTCGCCGGGCCAGGGCTTTCACCGCTCGGTGTCTACACCAGCCCcggcctcgtcgtcgtcggccagGATCGGAgctctccagcagcagcagtcggtgCAGATGAACCCGTCGGTTGAATCTCAGCAGCAAGCTCACCGGATGGACCCGTTGTCCGTCTCTGGCAACCCCAATCATCGGGTCGGGCTCATCCGATCCTTGTCCAGGACCGAGGCAGTCAAAGA GTATTTCAAGCAGAGTGCGGCCACATTCTTCGGGCTGGACGAGAGTAAAGAGAGCGAACTCCGGCAGAGATGGGAGGACAGACGGAGGAGATTGGCGGAACGACGCTGCGGAACACTACGGGAATCCTGCTCACACGAC GAAGGACTGGAGTCGCGCGATCTGGTGGACGGGCACGGCGCCGGTGCTGCCATCCCGTTGGAGAGAGTGTCCGACTCGCCGGAAGGCGGATCGATCCCCGACGGATCCACCAGCACTTTGCTGATCCATCCGCGGCTCAAGCGACGCGAGTCGGTGGCCAGGATGACCTGGGACGGACTGGCTTACCTGGCCACGGCCATCGTCCGGCTCAGACCCAACGGACCCGACGAGGAGTCGGTCCGCTCACGCAGCGTGTCCCGGGAGGCCTTTGCGGTCACCGCCTCGGCCGCGTCGTCCTCGCTGCCCGGTGGTCCAGGTGGAAGTGGTGGTGGTCCAGGAGGAGCCAACAACCGGACCGACTCGTCCTCGCGCTCGGCCGGCGGCTCCCTGGGCAATGCGCAGCCCCTGCCGCCGGACGTGACGATGGACACGGGCGGGACGGCCAATCTCGGCTGCGTCGACGTCACCCTGGACGACGAAGTCTTTTTCGACTCGCCGCCGCCCGCCTACGAGGACGTGGTCGACGCTGCTCACATGGGCCCACCGCCGTCCGGCGGGCCGGCCCATCGACGGGAATCGGAGGCCcg GCCGTCCAGGTGGAGGCGGGCCGTTCACGGCAACGGACCCGGAGGTCCGTCGGTCGTGGATCGATTGATGGACAACTCGAATCGGAGGCAGTACGGAATGGGCGTCGTCGGTCGAATGACAAG GCGATCGCTGCGCCAGTCGATGACGGAGAGCAACAAACATTTGAAGCGACAGCTGGACTCGTTCGAGGACCACCGTCCCTATTTCACTTACTGGACCTGCACCGTCCAGGTGCTCATCATGTTCATCGCCCTCATCACTTATGGATTGGGACCTATCGGTTTCAATCTGCACCGACGCTCCGGATCG GTACTCGTGACCAGTTTATCTCTGCAAGAAGTCGACTATTACGAGCCTTCCAATTTCTACATCGGACCGAGAGCG GCGGATCTGATCCACCTGGGCGCTAAATACAGTCCGTGCATGAAGCCGGACACGCGGATCGGGGCGGACATTGAAGCCACCCGGATGCGTGAACGACAGACGGCCTGCTGCATCCGCAATGATAATTCGGGTTGCGTTCAGACATCCAGGGCCGAGTGTTCG GATTTGACTTCGACTTGGAAAAAGTGGAATGTCGTTCAGTCTGGACCCGGTGGGCGGATATCCGGCTCCGTTTGCGGCCAGGATCCAAA TTTTTGTATAGAACCAGCGTCAGTGGCGCCATTCGAATGGCCGGACGACATCACCAAATGGCCGAAATGCCGCAAAAAACTGCCCGGTTTAGGGGGATCCGGGTCGGAATCAAAGTCGAATGCCAATCAGGTGTTGAAGACGACCGGGCAGGCCGATCACATGGTCTGCGAAGTCATCGGACACCCGTGCTGCATTG GTATTCACGGCGAATGCCGGATCGCCACTCGCGAGTATTGCGACTTTGTCAAAGGCTATTTCCATCAGGAAGCCTCCCTATGCTCTCAG GTGTCTTGCATGAACGACGTTTGCGGTATGCTGCCTTTCCACACGCCCGACTTTGCCGACCAATTTTACAGACTGTGGACGTCGCTGTTCCTGCACGCCGGCATCCTTCACCTGGCCGTCTCGGTCACCTTCCAGATGATTATCATGCGCGACCTGGAGAAGTTGGCCGGACCCCTGCGCATCGGCATCATCTACCTGGGCTCCGGTGTCGTTGGCAACCTCGCCTCGGCCTTGTTTGTGCCATACAGAGCCGAG GTGGGTCCGTCCGGTTCGCATTTTGGTTTACTCGCCTGCCTCTGCGTCGAAGTGCTGCACGCCTGGCCGCTACTTCGGACGCCCTGGCGGGCACTCGGCCGGCTCCTCATGACGGTCGCCTTCCTCTTCGTCGCCGGACTTTTGCCCTGGGTCGACAATTTCGCTCACATTTTCGG GTTCATTTCGGGCGGACTGCTCTCGTACACTTTCCTGCCGTTCATCACGGTGGGCGTGTACGACCGCCGGCGCAAGTTGGTGCTGATTGGCGTCACGCTGACGCTGGCCGCCATCCTGCTCACCACACTCGTCCTACTCCTCTACGTGTGGCCCATCCAGGATTCCGGCGTCATCCAAACGCTCGGCTACCTCAACTGCGTGCCCATCACGCGCGATTTCTGCGCCGAGCAGAACATCCACTTTAGCAAGCGGGAAGTCAACATCCTCTGA